GGCTACTACAACCGCTACACCTTCCCCGGCGAGAGCCAGTTCAACGGCAGCGACATCTACCTGACCCTGGAGGCCTACGGCTTCTTCGTCGGCGGCAAGCACTCCCACGACACGGACGAAACCGCCTTCACCCGGTACGCCGGCTACCGCACCCAGCTGCCGCTGGAGATCGGCCTGGAGCTGCGCTGGGAGAACGTCGACTACAAGGACGGGGTGTTCTTCAACGCCGACTACAGCGATTCGCGCGAGGACTACGACAACTGGCAGGTCTCGCTCAACCGCGAGCTGGCCGGCATCACCTGGGGCCTCAGCTATGTCGATACCGACCTGTCCGACGCCGAGTGCCTGAGCTTCACCGGCTACGACGACCTGTGCGGCGCCGACCTGGTGGTGAGCGCCAGCAAGACCTTCTGAGCCATGACCACGGCCGTGCGAATGCATCTGTACGGCCGATTTGAAAGCCAGCTGCGGATTGCGCCGTCTGCCGGGCGGCGTAATCTGGCGGCTCCTGCCTGGAGCCGTTGATGAAACCCGCCGATCTGTTCCGCCTGCTGCTGCTCGCCGCCATCTGGGGCGCCAGCTTCCTGTTCATGCGCATCGCCGTGCCGGTGCTGGGCAGCCTGCCGACCGCCTTCTTCCGCGCCAGCCTCGGCGCCCTCGGCCTGCTGGCCTTCCTCCTGCTGATGCGGCCGCTGTGGAACTACCAAGGCAAGTTTCGCGCCTGCCTGGTGCTGGGCGTGATCAATGCCGGGCTGCCCTCGGTGATGTACTGCCTGGCCGCGCTGGTGCTGCCGGCCGGCTACTCGTCGATCTTCAACGCCACCACGCCGCTAATGGGCGTGCTGATCGGCGCGCTGTTCTTCAGCGAGGGGCTGACCACCAGCAAGGCCGCCGGCGTGGCGCTCGGCCTGTTCGGCGTGGCCGTACTGACCCGCACCGGCCCGGTGGACTTCGACCTGCCGCTGCTGCTGGGCGCCGCTGCCTGCCTGGTGGCCACCACCTGCTACGGCTTCGCCGGCTTTCTCACCCGCCGCTGGATCGGCCCGCTGGGCCTGGACAACCGCCTGGTGGCCTTCGCCAGCCTGGTCGGTGCCAGCCTGTTCCAGCTGCCGCTGTTCGCCGGCAGCCTGACCTGGCAACCACCGACCAGCTGGGGCGGGCCCACCGTATGGCTGTCGCTGGCCGGCCTGGGGCTGGTCTGCACCGCCTTCGCCTATGTCCTGTATTTCCGTCTGCTGGCCGACATTGGCCCGATCAAGGCCAGCACCACCACCTTCCTGATCCCGCCCTTCGGCGTGCTGTGGGGCGCCCTGCTGCTGGGCGAACCGCTGAGCTGGGACTACCTGCCCGGCTGCCTGCTGATCGGTGTGGCGCTGTGGCTGGTGGTGCGGCCGAGCGCACCGAGCGCTGCGCCGGCCAGAACGTAGCCCGGATACAATCCGGGAGCGGAGTGGCCTGTTTCCCGGATTACATCCGGGCTACGGCCGTTAGTGCGGCCCAGCGCACCGGGCACGACGCAGGCCAAGGCGTAGGACATTCCCTCTCCCTTTGGGTGAGGGGCTGACGGGCAACTCCGTGTCGCCTGTCGCACCCTCACCCCCGCCCCTCTCCCATGGGGAGAGGGGATACAAAAAAGCCGCCTCATGGGCGGCTTTTTCATGCACGGCAGCTGCTTACTGCTGCAGCTCCTGCTCGGTGAACATGTCGCTGAACAGCATGCTGGACAGGTAGCGCTCGCCCGAGTCCGGCAGGATCACCACGATGGTCTTGCCCTGCATCTCCGGCTTCTCGGCCAGGCGCACGGCGGCAGCCATGGCGGCACCGCAGGAGATGCCGCAGAGGATGCCCTCTTCGCGCATCAGGCGCAGGGCCATGGCCTTGGCCTCATCGTCGGAGACCTGCTCGACGCGGTCGACGATCGACAGGTCGAGGTTCTTCGGCACGAAGCCGGCGCCGATGCCCTGGATCTTGTGCGGGCTCGGCTTGACCTCGTCGCCGGCGATGGTCTGGCTGATCACCGGCGAGGCAATGGGCTCCACCGCCACCGAAAGGATCGGCTTGTGCCGGCTGTGCTTGATGTAGCGCGACACGCCGGTGATGGTGCCGCCGGTGCCGACGCCGGCCACCAGCACGTCGACGGCGCCGTCGGTGTCGTTCCAGATTTCCGGGCCGGTGGTCTTCTCGTGAATGGCCGGGTTGGCCGGGTTGTCGAACTGCGCCGGCATGAAATGCCTGGCCGGATCGCCGGCGACGATTTCCTCGGCCTGGGCGATGGCGCCCTTCATGCCCTTGGCCGGATCGGTCAGCACCAGTTCGGCGCCCAGGGCCTTAAGCACCTTGCGCCGCTCCAGGCTCATGGAGGCCGGCATGGTCAGGATCAGCTTGTAGCCACGGGCCGCGGCGACGAAGGCCAGGCCGATGCCGGTGTTGCCCGAGGTCGGCTCGACCAGGGTCATGCCCGGCTTGAGCACGCCGCGCGACTCGGCATCCCAGATCATGCTGGCGCCGATCCGGCATTTGACCGAATAGGCCGGGTTGCGCCCTTCGATTTTCGCCAGAATGGTCACGCCCTTGGGCCCCAGGCGGTTGATCTGCACCAGCGGCGTGTTGCCGATGGACTGGGCATTGTCGGAATAGATGCGGCTCATGGCGGAAGTCCTTGTGCGAGCGGGAACTAGACCGCCAAGCCTATGCCCAGGCCGCGCGGGCGTCCAGCCGCTGACCTTGAGCGGGTGACCCGCCATTCAGTGACTGAATGGCGGGTCTGCGTTCACAGTGCGCCAGGGCGCGGGGTATATTGGCTTTTTCAGCTGTTCGCCGTGCCGGGCGCCGCCCGCGCGTTACCGTTCGAGGATTACAC
This DNA window, taken from Pseudomonas alcaligenes, encodes the following:
- a CDS encoding DMT family transporter, producing the protein MKPADLFRLLLLAAIWGASFLFMRIAVPVLGSLPTAFFRASLGALGLLAFLLLMRPLWNYQGKFRACLVLGVINAGLPSVMYCLAALVLPAGYSSIFNATTPLMGVLIGALFFSEGLTTSKAAGVALGLFGVAVLTRTGPVDFDLPLLLGAAACLVATTCYGFAGFLTRRWIGPLGLDNRLVAFASLVGASLFQLPLFAGSLTWQPPTSWGGPTVWLSLAGLGLVCTAFAYVLYFRLLADIGPIKASTTTFLIPPFGVLWGALLLGEPLSWDYLPGCLLIGVALWLVVRPSAPSAAPART
- a CDS encoding TorF family putative porin, which produces MRIQHLLALALAAGGTLQAQAIELNEQFALAITPGLYSDYRNSGISQTLGDPAAQLDLMLSHASGLYAGVWTSNVDFGYDWANDDRFGTRQEIDYYLGYYWQITDAISLDGYYNRYTFPGESQFNGSDIYLTLEAYGFFVGGKHSHDTDETAFTRYAGYRTQLPLEIGLELRWENVDYKDGVFFNADYSDSREDYDNWQVSLNRELAGITWGLSYVDTDLSDAECLSFTGYDDLCGADLVVSASKTF
- the cysK gene encoding cysteine synthase A → MSRIYSDNAQSIGNTPLVQINRLGPKGVTILAKIEGRNPAYSVKCRIGASMIWDAESRGVLKPGMTLVEPTSGNTGIGLAFVAAARGYKLILTMPASMSLERRKVLKALGAELVLTDPAKGMKGAIAQAEEIVAGDPARHFMPAQFDNPANPAIHEKTTGPEIWNDTDGAVDVLVAGVGTGGTITGVSRYIKHSRHKPILSVAVEPIASPVISQTIAGDEVKPSPHKIQGIGAGFVPKNLDLSIVDRVEQVSDDEAKAMALRLMREEGILCGISCGAAMAAAVRLAEKPEMQGKTIVVILPDSGERYLSSMLFSDMFTEQELQQ